Below is a window of Carassius gibelio isolate Cgi1373 ecotype wild population from Czech Republic chromosome B23, carGib1.2-hapl.c, whole genome shotgun sequence DNA.
acttagcttatcttgaggccacgacttagcttatcttgaggccacgacttagcttatcttgaggccacgacttagcttatcttgaggccacgacttagcttatcttgaggccacgacttagcttatcttgaggccacgacttagcttatcttgaggccacgacttagcttatcttgaggccacgagttagcttatcttgaggccacgagttagcttatatttttttttttgacaaagtggtTCCAGAAGGGCTCCGTAAATTGTTTAGCTGCTAAAGAGGAGACAGCTTTGAAGGTCCTGGCAACTCTGCTTCCCCCATCCATCTACAGGAGAGGAGGAAAGGTCTTCAGACCCACCACAGAGGAGGCCCTGAAGTCATTTATTGACATGCAACTTGTAAGTTTTGCTTTAGTGTTTCTACTTCAATAAGGGTGGACATTTGCACTGTTTGATATGCTTGATAACTATGAAAGTAATTCAGGGTTACAATATTGATAATTAATAAATAGATTTATAATTTtgaaagctgcagtccataaccttttttttgtgtgtgttcaaaatttacaaatagTATATAATGAgtgagtacatcatgaatccattttccaaatcgtgtttttgtcttatcctgaATCACTAACGGTACACCTATATAATAAgtctttatattcagactattttagactgGCGGAGGATTACAGTACCTGTGTGACTCGTCATAGACATAAAAAGAGTAACTCCggttacaatgttcttccgcaaaacacatgcagttctgtttattaaccgctagagcaccaaaagttatggactgcagctttaccCAACAAAAGTTAAGGAAAGCTGCAATTCgtaactttttttggatacaaatttTTACAAAAATCTGTTATTGAGCAAGTACATGAAAGATCAGTGTCTTTTCCCAGTGTCCCAGTcaccttaaaggattagttctccccaaaatgaaaatgtcctaataatttactcacccaatgccatccaagatatccatgtctttctttcctcagtgcgagagaaattatgttttttgaggaaaacatttctggatttttctTCTAACAATGGACTTCATGGGTTGCCATCGTTTTTAAGTCCAAATGCAGTTTCaaaagtctttgaagtgtttaaaTGGGCTGTACACGATCACAGCTGAAGAAGAGGTTGTTATCTAGTGAAACGAtaggtcattttaatttttttttaaataatttatagacttTTTACCTTCAATAGTTCGGACTGAGCTGATTAACAAACGGACAGGGAATTACATCATCACGTTGAAAGGTCACGCCTACTATTCATATTCATCAGAATGTTATTCATTTACTATTCATATTCACtgaatattattactatatatatataattgcaaataATATTATTTGAACTATCCTCCTACTTATGGTCGCATTGTAAACAGTGGGGCGGTACTTCTGGCGGCGCTGGCATGACCTTTCAACATGATGACGTAGTTCCCTGTCCGTTTGTTGATCAGCTCAATCCGAACTATTGAAGGTAAAaagtctataaattatttaaaaaaaaattaaaatgacctaTCGTTTCACTAGATAACAACCTCTTCTTCAGCTGTGATCGTGTACAGCCCGtttaaacacttcaaagacttttGAAACTGCATTTGGACTTAAAAACGATGGCAACCAATGAAGTCCATTGTTAGAagaaaaatccagaaatgttttcctcaaaaaacataatttctctcgcactgaggaaagaaagacatggatatcttggatggcattgggtgagtaaattattaggacattttcattttggggagaactaatcctttaacttcCCCCCGATTCACAAcggtacatttataataatgatttataatttgagCTGTCGAGTCCGATTTCACTGGAAATGTCTGTCTGTATACTAAGAATATACAGCTATTATATCGCAAGTCAGAGTACTGGTGATGGTGCTTCCTTTTTAGCTTGTTCTTATAgcagttatttagaatttaaaccacatCAAGAAAATGGCTTCAAATGAACCAAACCagtaaatgagaaaacaaaaagtattgtaagTAAACAACCATAAAAAAGGACATAACATTTTACCTGAAGAATAACATTTAAATGAGAAAACTATAGGCCTTTATCAAAGTATGTGTCGTCACATCTGGCTCTGATTAGTAGTGTAAAGGAATTTCCGCCTGGATTATTTTCAATGGACAGGCGTCAGTTTAAAATTTAAACTTACATGATACCCTACCATGCATGTCATCTTTAATTTTATTGTGTAACATTATCTtccctgtagctcaaacagtagagcattgGCGCTTGCAATGGCAATattatgggtttgattcccagggaaagcaaAAACTGATACGAATGTAAATGTGTATcttgaaatgcaatgtaagtcactttggataaaagcgtctgcaaaatgcataaatgtaaattatctaAGCTGAAAATTATCTAAGCTTATCTAAATGATCATCAGTGCTGCCAGTCAGGAGATTAACAAGCGGGTTTGTGAGTTTTAATGTTAAAGACACTATCaacattacagtaatatttagactttttttaatgcCTAAATGTTGATAATATTAGTCCAAATTAGTCTTTTATTACCATtactataaatatgtaaataaatacatattttgtcatatttggtaatgtttgcaatacaattttttttatatttccaccAAAAAAGCTTAACTAGCATGTCAGTTATATTACAACACTCTAAGTTATTGTGTGTAATCAACAGGTTGGGACCAACATGGTTGAATATTTAAACCATGAGATGACTGGAGCATTGCTGCACATTCTGTGCCTCAGTGATGAGACAAGGGGGACATCACAGACCGCTGCCATTATTCCAGGCCACGCGATTGAGACTGAGTCTTTGTTGGAGGCGGTTGATCTTTGctttaaagctttttttgtttttgatgttcagTACACCAAGCAGTGTCTCCCCACCTGGGAGTTTCTCCAGCATGCTGTATATCAAATTGAAGGAAAAGAGTCCTCCTCTGTAAAGTTTTTGAGAACAACAGTGGTTTCAGGGCCACATGATATTTAgatgattttaaaatctattttgttgCTGTTCTTAAATCAACAcatcttaataaattaaattgtaatcgtATGAGAGTTCAAATTAGTTGTTTAATGACTTTTAATGCCTGAATATTTGGACAGATTTACATTTGTTATAAAGTCTGTGGGGAAGGGTGAATGTCAGAGGGTGTGTGGGTGGGGGTTGGGATGGGGGGGTAAAGAATGTATTCAATATTGTATACAAACAAAGTAttaaagaaatgtattgtttttaaagaaataatgttttaaattaaatgagattGAAATCACATATACATGGCCTCTGGTTTATTGTATTACAGagacaattattattttacattcgtaatataaaatatatttgtaactaATGAATAAAGGCAGTGAGACAGGaaataatctatttattattaaataataactatttatttgactaaactatttGTTTGACTTAACCCAGCAAGAGGGTTAATTTTACCCACTGGTTGGGTCAAATGAATGACCCAGTAATATGGGTTAAACGGTAAAACCCAGCACTTGGGTCAAACCAACCCAGCGCGTGTTCTGTCCAATAGTGACCCAGCAGCGTGGTTAAggttgggttattttttaacccagcagtttttagagtgtggatttcatgagagctacacattccaaaaatgttgggacaGGTAACAATAAGTGGCTGGAAAAGTTAAACATACATATTCGGAACAGCTGGAGGAGCAAtatgcaacttattaggtcaattggcaacatgattgggtagaaaaagagcctctcagagtggcagtgtctctcagaagtcaagatgggcagaggatcaccaattcccaaAATGCTCCTGcgaaaaaatagtggagcaatctcagaaaggagtttctcagagaaaaagagcagagtttgaagttatcatctacagtgcataatatcatccgtgatcttcgggccctaagacggcactgcatcacatacaggaatgctactgtaatggaaatcacaacatggggtcaggaatacttccagaaaacattgtcggtgaacacaatccaccgtccCATTCACCCGTATCTTAACATGATCCAGAAGTTCagatgttttctctgggccaaggctcatttaaaatggaatgtgcaaagtggaaaactgttctgtggtcagatgaatcaaaatttgaaaaagttctttttggaaaactgggacgccatgtcatccggactaaagaggacaaggacaacccaagttgttatcaacGCTCCGTTCAAAAGCCTgaatctctgatggtatggggttgcatgagtgcgtgtggcatgggaagcttacacatctgggaaggcaccatcaatgctgaaaggatATCCAAGttttagaacaacatatgctcccatccagacgtcatctctttcagggaagaccttgcattttccaacatgacaatgacagaccacatactgcatcattacaacatcatggatgcgtagaagaaggatccgggtactgtaAACTTGtgtcctcagtccccagacgtttgcagacttatataaaaagaaaaggggatgccacacagtggtaaacatggccttgtcctaactttttttgagatgtgttgatgccatgaaattttaaataaacttatttttcccttaaaattatgcatttttctcagtttgaaaatttgatatgtcatctatgttgtattctgaataaaatattgaaatttgaaacttccacatcattgcattctgtttttattcacaatttgtacagtgtcccaactttttttggaatcgggtttgtatattatataatgtaacaGCATTTaacatcactgtttttttttttttacttaagcagTTACTTTCCACAGGATGAATGTAATATATGATCAGTCAATGAACAAGGATAATTCTGAACACATTAGCAGCTCATATTTTAACATCCAATAAACACACAATAgaatttaataacaaaataaatgaatccaAAAAGCCAGTTAATAATTCatagcaaaataaaatgtttatattaagcTATTACCAAAGCATGCTCAAAAATTATCACCACCAACACCCAATTATATACACACAGTTAATAGAACTAATTTCATGCCTAATCTCATGAGgcaaatgtgtattttaataaaactttattctCAGATACAGAATGTATCGGTCCTTCCATTTTTAATAGCAATTTCAAAAAGGGTCATTTATAGTTCCTAATAATATAATTCCTCTCAAATCATTTCAGTGTAAGATGCTCTGTTATACTAACTAACATTTGACTAAAGGAGGCTATTGAGGCAACAGGGTGAACCAAATtcttaaaagtaattaaatataataatatgcaaGCTATATACAATTATGACATAATGGGCTTCTTAAAAATGCTTTAATGTGAAAATAGGTCACAACTGGACGGATTAATTATCCCAGTTAATATGATTTCTAAACTAGACTTTTTCCACTGCATTTAATGATGAGATCTCAAATAGAAGTGCTATGTATAGTCTAGTTACAATATGTGACAGTTTTCACAAAATTACCACCCTAAATCCTTTTGCTGGCTCGTCCTCTTTGGAAATAACACATTTCAGGAAGCTCAAACCCTGTCAAAAGCAACCCACCCaaaatgtgaatatatttatatattatggcaCTCCAAAAAACTACAGTATTTACaataatctatttttttcttttttagaaattCCACCTTCATGTTGAAAACAATCTAACCCCTCACCAATTCCTCATATACAGACATTTCTCTTAATTATCAACACTcaaaaacctgatgaaagtgaCAAAGTGTCTAAAATTATTTGTATGGAACTTTATGGGGCTCAAATGGAAATCTATGAGATTATGAAAGCAAACTCTTAATAACATGCCATATCTGCGCATTGCAACATTACAGAAGGTTTTTGTGGCTTGAGGTTttgtacacatacaaacatgtcCGAATGCACTTGTTCATCCCAGTCTGGGAAGCAAGCAAAGTCCATCCTTTTGACACTTTAGGGATATATTACATGctattattattcataaagaCTCGAGGAGACGTCTTAGAACTCCTCATGTACGTTACGGGCATAGTCCATGAGTTTGCTGCCAGTGAAGTACTCGCTGTATTTCAGGATCTCCTCTAGTTCCAGGTTGTGGTTTTGGTTCTCATCTGCCACAGCAATCATCTGCTTGGCTTCATTCAGGGCGTTGTACTCATTCATAGGGTCCATGTATTCCTGTGGGAAAGAAGGGATATCAGTAaggcagtggcgtagccaggggaggggccatgggggcactggcccctcctgaaaactgattggccccccagtgtgcccccacccttctacttgtctgtcactcacaaattcaaattataatctttcagtttagtaaataactcatgattgcatagcgatgcttctcaacgagaaccaagaatagcgagctgctgttttccaacgaaaaaagcacctattttaaatagcttatgtttttcgATTAGTGAGTTattgcagtgcaagaagtgtttggtactaacgttaacgtctttcggtgttagacagaccaggttcgatgacgatgttatctcctagagcagaccaagatgctaatcattatatttactatgctcctctgatgctgaatgtaaaaggggtttactgcgttacgatttagcctactttttttttcggccgaacgcgccgatataggcaacaacgcaatttaaagcaatggtttaaaaaaaactataatagcaattctaataaagtcattactgaatcatgcagtcgattagcgacttttttcactcaagtgaggtgacgaaacaaatcgtatgatgtttatctaacgctccacactttagactttttttttaaagtctatatgcgtgagacacatgcaaaaacatcgttttttttactggtcaattttgagatttggggctgtttgtcttcagtaacatgccttctttcagacttgtggtgaaaaaaagtccaaaataaacatataggtctttatttttctacacctttagtctatttgcgtctgtagattcctaataaattcagttgccgttctaaatcaccatggtgctccgcgattgctgtctgcaccctggaaagctctctctccctcccttcacagaagttattgacacaacgtcatttgatgacacccagaaacattctcaaaaaaaatcatacataattatttaatgcatgattaaacagcaaaataaataactaatactaaaataacactggactaattaagctattctaaactgttttatacgatccacatattttacatgttaaattaaagctacctttttgaacaagtagctttctaacaaagtatggatatatgatatttttaaatcaatatgctcaagattaattagccttgacataagtagattttgtttattcatcaatgcaaatttactgcaactgctgctatgccaattgaatgggatgtggataataaacaaaaacatataatgaaattatattaaatttatattagttatattaattaattaattgtgtatttatttctatgaattattaatgttattctgcatttatatatataaggctattataaataaattatattattattatttgtgagttgtacactattcatacattggataattttatttattacagtttttctttcacttttgtaaagtgaaaagttaatacaaattgtatttgattttttttttttatttagagcagtgaataactgctattaaaatataatagggtatcactgtttattactgattttaaaggttactgaactcttgaaatgatttggatatacagttcaaacaacataattggcccctctgtattaatcgtggcccctcttgtgccccccagttgaaaaaatcctagaatcgcccctgcagTAAGGGACagatattcattaaaattatatgctATAAATGTGTTATGTTCCTTTAACAGCACTGATAAAAGAGGACCAACCTCCAGTTCTTCCATGGTTACGATCATATCATGGTTAGCATCAATGACTTCTTCAAACTCCTTCTTCCTTTCACGAACCCAGTCGTCATCGATGTCTTGGGCCTGCTGATTCTCCACAGTTCCCATGGGGAGGGAGATAAATTCAGCAAGAGTCAACTTTCCATCTCCATCTTGATCTGTTTAGGAAACATACGTATAGGGTTCGCTTATAATTAAGAATCCAATGAATTTGGGTTGGCATTTCTTAGGAATAAAATTAAGATTACCAAGATCTCGGACGATCTCCTTGACCATGTATCTCAGCATGCCTCTGCTGTGCTCTGGGTGCAGGAACGAGAGGAACTCCTCTTCATTTAGCAGTTGGTCAGCTGGAGGGTTATCTGCCTGGAACCAGCGATCCTTCAAACTCTCCAGAACCTCCTGAGCTGTAGTCAGgccatattttattcagatcgttAGAAATGGCTTTGTTAGGAGTACTAGACCATATCTGACAAATGCATATTCTACGTTACAACTTACTTTCTTCATCCACTTTCAGTTCTTCATTGTTTTTGATCTTCTCAGCCACTTCTTTTTCATTGAAACCTTTACTGGCCAAAAACTTCACACGGTATTCATCCCAAGTCACATGTCCTGAGAAAGCGCAATTTGAGAAATTGGCAGCCAAGACCATTGTTAAGTGTTATGAAATCATCATTGCagatgtaaaaaattatttacatatgaTTTTGCTCTAGTAAAACAATTGGAAACATTTTTAACTAAAATCTGATTCAACATGTCTCTATTTgacatataattttataatggCATGGTTCTAAATAACAACATCCTCTTACCATCCCCATCAGGGTCCACTGCACGAAAACTGAGCTTGTTTTCTTTAACGGCCTCCTGAAAATGTTCTTCTGTCTTCTCCATGATCCAGCGCTGCATTTCTTTAGCACTGACACTCCTGTCTTTATTAATATCCACCCTAGAAACAAAGTAAAGGTTTGATTAGACTATTAAAAACTgtgcttttttttaagtaatggaaCATTTGCTTCATGCAtatgcttgattgtttttaaagtaAGCATGAAATGTAAATTTACTGTCTTattgtaaacatatatatatacatatatatataagcttgtaatttaatcaaaatatcatTAGTCAATCTTTCAACAAAGACAACAGACTATATATGCAGGACTTCAACAATTTTATCTTCTTAAAACCTGCTCTTTTGACTGTAAGCTTGCTCAGATGTATGTCACAATACTGAAAAAAAGATGTTTCACAACTTCCGTTTCATCACAGCTTACTATAATTGCTCACTGTTCATTGGATTGAACTAGAAATTCCTTTAGAATGACACCCAAGCACATCGTGTGAAAATGGCTGCGTTTTCACAGCTGTACACCTACTTGGTGAAAATTTCAATAAGTTTCTTCCTGTTCCTTCTGGGCTCCGAGTCCTCCTCAAACTCCTCCATCTCCTTCCCCAGAAACACCTCCTGATGAAAGTCTTTATTGAGGTGACCGTCCATTTCCATCTTCACGCCGTTCAGATGGTCTGGAGGAAGGATCTCGTTGTCCTCTTTGCTGTTGGGGTGTTTGTCTTTTAACGCCGATATATTTGCAGGCCTGGCCTGAACATTCAAAGCCAGCATCACAAATACTGCCAAAGCTGAGGCGCACAGGCGGCCAGGCTGAGGTCTTCCCCGGTTAGACATAATTTTACTGCTTGAACGTCACAAACAGATGTAGAAAtcctatgaaaattaaaataaaatcacatttaaagccTACTTCAACATATTCAACTAACACAGTGCAGTTGGTTactgaaagattatttatttacagtaaagcCTTTTTAAAGAATTCTTTAGGTCGTGATTAACTTACAGAATTATACCAATTAATTTAACGTTATTAGTACGAGCTCAATACTACTCAGTACTGAATATGAATCAGCACATAATGTTTGACGACATCTGTCTAAACGAATAAAGATATAACTTATGaacggaaataaataaataacaagctACCTACCTGTACGTTTGAACGGTactttccaaaaataaaatatgagatGAATGACCAGGAGTCAGTGGCCTGCTGTACTGAAGCACCTTGAGCGTCTGTCTATGTGCAGCGCATCTCGCGCAGTTCCTGTACACGTCGTCACTCGAGACCAAACGCTGGTCACTGGAGCGGTTTATGGCCCTGAACGTGACGTCGTCCCTCTCTGGActcagaaaacacaaacacatacagaagAAACCGATAACCACAGTAATTCACACAGACTGACACCCGAGAGGCATTTAGGAAAGAAACATTGCAACGTTGTCACGAGCGCGTGTCTTCTTCTTGTGAAACATGAGTTGAGGGATAACGCACATATCGCCATCTACTGTACCAGCAGACCAAAGGCCTATGAAATACActcctgaacaaaatcttaagacCAGGGGATGCTTGcaaattttacacattttgcactagtggatcataaccgggttgtaagtgctgcttcaaaatgacaaaagaagaaacaggagcaaaagatacaaaaaaagagagtaggcaatttattgaaaactgcatttaaagtcaaacaggctgttcatcagctgatcaaaagtttaagaccatagccataaaaaggtcaaatctgCACAAAAATATGGCTTTCATGTCATTGTTCTTCAAGCAGTCATACTGTCAAGATCTCCTGATGGCAAAAGCAAAAAGGCTTTCTCTTTTTGAACGTGGCAGGATTGTTGAGCTGCACACGCAAGGTCTCACACAACGCGCCATCGCTGCCGAGGTTGGACGCAGTAAGACAGagtcattttacatttcttaaaaaatcttGAGAGTTATGGGACAAAAAAGTCAAGTGGTAGACCCAAAAAGATTTCACCTGCACTGAGCCGCAGGATCCGACGGGTTGTCCGTGAAGACACAGGTCGATCCTCGACCCAAATTAAGGCCCTTACTGATGCTGACTGCAGCCCAATAACCATAAGACGTCATCTGCTAGAGAAGGGCTTCAAGAACAAAAAACGTCTTCAAAGGCCACGTCTCCTCCCACGACACAAACTTGCCCGTTTGGAATTTGCAAGGGAGCACCAAACATGGGACATTGAAAGGTGGAAGAAAGTTTTATTCTCTGACGAGAAAAAATTTAACCTGGATGGTCCTGATGGCTTCCAACTTTACTGGCATGACAAGGAGATGTTTTCTACGCGGCACAGTGGAGGAGGCTCCATCATGATCTGGGGTGCTTTTTCCTTCAATGGGAAAATGGAGCTTCAGGTTGTGCAGGGGCGTCAAACGGCGACTGGCTATGTGGATCTGTTGCAGCAGGCATCCCTCTTGACCGAGGGCCCCCGTCTGTGTGGTAATGACTGGGTCTTTCAACAGGACAACGCTGCAATTCACAACACCCGCCTGACAAAGGACTTCTTCCAGGAGAATAACGTTGCTCTTTTGGACCATCCTGCGTGTTCCCCTGATCTAAATCCCATTGAGAACATttttgatcagctgatgaacagcctgtttgactttaaatgcagttttcaataaattgcctactctcttttttttgtctcttgatcctgttttttcttttgtcattttgaagCAGCACTTACAACCCGGTTATGATCCACTAGTGCAAAATGTGTAAAACTTGCGATGCATCCCATGgtcttaagattttgttcaggagTGTATACAGATAAAGATGGCTGTTTACCTTTCATATCAGATTTTTCTCTGACTGGCCATCTGCTGTAGGCCTTTCTTGTttagattttgaagaatgttgtcaAACTCACATTAGGTTCTTAGGGGCATGTCGAACAGTTACAAACACAAACGCGCAGGGTTGGGGAAAGatacatcaaaatgtattttaaaataaaataccaaataCTTTAATCTTAAGTGTATCAAAACCGACTACGAAATACAGCAGCCATACCGTGTATCAAAATAGATAggtgtattttttaaatgaaaaaatactacaaaatgcTTTTACAAGAGAGCATGAAATTTCGTTGCAAACCTTCATCAATTGGCCTATTTGATCTATCCCTTAACCATTCTCAGACTCTCCGACTCTGCTGATTAAGTAGCCTAGACAGTGTTTGAAAGCAGCTTTTTTTCTGTCCAAGTCATGCAATAAATCTGACATATGCAAccagttaacatataatattcaCATATCCCCAGATCACCCAGATGAAGATAAGTTTTAAAGTTACAGTTTGCAAATGACTCATAATTTTATCCTAATTAAATTACTTGGAGTTTGGTAACAAAGGGCAACAGTGACTCAATAATGGCAAACAAAGACAACTGATGACACATGTTTTCATAGCAACTAATTTTAATCATTCGATTCTTATTCATAAATGTAACAATATGTGTGTCAGGTAGTCATTCATGCAATGGTATGGAAAATCATGATCCTACTAAACAGcaaccaaatatttatttataaatcccTGGACACCTGTTTGGAAGTTGAAAC
It encodes the following:
- the sdf4 gene encoding 45 kDa calcium-binding protein is translated as MSNRGRPQPGRLCASALAVFVMLALNVQARPANISALKDKHPNSKEDNEILPPDHLNGVKMEMDGHLNKDFHQEVFLGKEMEEFEEDSEPRRNRKKLIEIFTKVDINKDRSVSAKEMQRWIMEKTEEHFQEAVKENKLSFRAVDPDGDGHVTWDEYRVKFLASKGFNEKEVAEKIKNNEELKVDEETQEVLESLKDRWFQADNPPADQLLNEEEFLSFLHPEHSRGMLRYMVKEIVRDLDQDGDGKLTLAEFISLPMGTVENQQAQDIDDDWVRERKKEFEEVIDANHDMIVTMEELEEYMDPMNEYNALNEAKQMIAVADENQNHNLELEEILKYSEYFTGSKLMDYARNVHEEF